The following coding sequences are from one Diabrotica virgifera virgifera chromosome 2, PGI_DIABVI_V3a window:
- the LOC114335708 gene encoding uncharacterized protein LOC114335708: MILKMVIISCCVALALSQVVGKCPCINRKYPVYLPDATSCSTFYECSNGTPIQLRCADGTYFDSSRRICNHQQDVNCGSRRAD, encoded by the exons ATGATTCTTAAAATGGTCATCATTTCCTGCTGCGTTGCACTAGCACTTAGTCAAGTTG tcGGAAAATGTCCCTGTATAAATCGCAAATATCCAGTTTATCTTCCAGATGCAACTTCCTGTTCAACATTCTATGAATGTTCTAACGGAACACCAATTCAACTGAGATGTGCGGATGGAACATATTTCGACAGCTCTAGGAGAATATGCAACCACCAACAAGACGTAAATTGTGGCAGTAGAAGAGCAGATTAA